In Nitrospirota bacterium, a genomic segment contains:
- a CDS encoding DUF2442 domain-containing protein yields the protein MRKIHHIEEIDFQDDMMIIQIDGKKHRFRIDEISRRLAAASRIEREKYEISPSGYGIHWPLIDEDLAIDGLLGIRHTPSKLRDKVSA from the coding sequence ATGAGAAAAATTCATCATATTGAAGAAATAGATTTTCAGGACGATATGATGATTATACAGATTGACGGGAAAAAGCACCGTTTCAGGATAGATGAGATTTCCAGGAGACTGGCTGCTGCGTCCCGTATTGAAAGAGAAAAATATGAGATATCACCGTCTGGTTATGGCATTCATTGGCCTTTGATAGATGAGGATTTGGCCATTGACGGATTGCTGGGCATAAGACATACGCCGTCAAAACTGAGAGATAAAGTAAGCGCATAG